TTATACTTTACAAGGGCTTAAAAATAAGTATGACGAAATAATACAAACTGAaggaaattaattatatttttagtcaaACGCTAAACAAAGTACATTGAGTAAAGCAATTACTGAAGACGTCTTTCTGTGCAGAATGTGGTCTCTACGTGAGTAGACTATAACACTTCAGGCAGCAATGCAGGAGACCTTCTTGAAATTGTGTGTCCTTAGCTCAGCTGACTGACTCAGGCCAACATCCCTGGGCTGATGCCCGCATGGCCAGGGAGGGTGGCTCTGCTCCTAGCCGTAGGTGGCAGCTCCACATTCCTGGCTGACTTCTCAGAAAGTCCGTGCCCATCATCAGCCCTCAGGAGAGACTTATGGATGAGAGCTGGACTAGCTGGGCAGAAAAAGACAAGCCTATGACTGCTTCTGGGGAAAGGACACAGGGGTCGTTTGGTTTTATTAGCTCTGAAATTAGCAGCTTCTGAAGGACTAAGTATTATTTAGGACCAGTTTTACATAAAACCATAGTGACATTTGGCAAACACacctgagaaataaaaacaaattgaaaaaactTATTGtaagaggaaatttaaaattcttcttcatgcaagaaaggaagaaaactataTGTGAGTTCTCTTTTTCTGGttgttaatattaaaattagtttgACTGGCTAATAAATAACAGTCAACCCATATGCCCTTGAAGCATCTGCAATCATAAAAGGAAATTAATCACCAATATCACAGAGTCAACAACCCATCCATGGATAATTGAGAAGTATTCTTTCCCAAATATCTTAAGTAACAAAGACCATCCTCCTAAGTGTCAGAAAAAGGGAGGCAACTTGAAATAGAGGAAGGAGGCCTGGATTCTAGTCCTCAGGTCAGCTGCTAACTAGGTACGTTACCCAGGAATCTGAGCCTCATGTTCAGAACCTGAAAACACTGTATAATTTGGAGTAATTATGAAAATAGTACACTCATCTAAAATGTTTCTAAAGGCCAATACCTTTTAGGTCACCAAGTACAAAGACCCTTTCTGGGTGAAGATGGGCAGTCCCCGTCGGTGCATGAGCAAGCCAGTACCTGGCTCCTACTCCCCATGAAGAGGAGGGGTAGGTGAGGCTGCAGGCAAAAGCGGGCAGCTGACTCCCCTACCTGTAGCTGGCTGGCGCAGCTCTCACAGCACACAGTATGGCCGCAGGGACAGAAGGTGGAGTTGATCTCCTCCTCGCAGCACACCATACACAGCATGGCTTCCTTCAGCTTGCGCAGCTTCTCCTGCAGCGCCCGGGTCTGCTGGCAGCTGAGGCCCTCACAGCTGCTGCAGCTCATGCTGCTTTCTGAGGACTTCAGAGGCGAGTGTGAAGGGCTCTGATTGCTTCTTGAAACGAGGTCCACAACGCCAGCATTGTACAGAGCCCTCCTGGCATGGTCATACACCTCCTTTGATGTTCTTTTAATATCAAAGACATATTTCTTGCCAAGGTTAATGTTTTCATTCAGAAACAGAGATGCCAAGTGGCCCTTCAAGTCACGGCTATACTGCATCATGACGGCGCTGGTCACTGTGTCACACCTGCAAGGCAAGATTGAACATCTACTTTAACACCAAAGAGCCCGGCAGCCCCCTTATTCGCTGTTGTCAACAAGAACAAGCAGATGTTTCATATTCTTGCCTGCACGTATGAAAGTAAGTCCTTCCAATTTTACGTCTGGTAGATATTCTCAGTGATTACACCTCTGTTTCCCTAACGTCTCCTAATATTATTGTTTCCATAAAGCAGTAAATACAGAGGGCAGTGAGCACATACCCCCTCCCCAGGACAGATGCTACCGAGTCAAGTTGCTTATGGAAGAAAAAGGGCATCTGCCTTGAAGTCTTGGCTTTTATGTTAGAAATGTCTACAAATATTCCATTCTGTTTCATAAGTTGTATATCTATTTTAACATAAAAGAAGTTTAAAGATGCCTACGACTTAAATTTCTTAACTTTAATTGTCCAGATACCTGAGTCCAATCACAACTTGGCTTCAAAGTACCCTCTGAAATGAGGGGATcaatattgttatttaaaaatcctttcgTACACAGTGAGGATTCAGGATAGCAGCTCTGCCAGAAAGAAAAGATGACCTGTGCTATCCTTCTCCTGGGCAGTGGAGCAGGCCCACCCACTCAGGGTTACCTTTAGGGTAGTCAAACTTGGCTTTGAACCTGAGTGCTAGACTAAGTAAACATTTATCCTCCCAGTTCCCTCATCTTTAACATTAGGGTAATAATACTTAACCTCTTAGGGTTGTTGTATTAATTAAATAGGCGTAGAAATCTCCTAACACACTTTGTGTCTAGATTAATGGCATAAGAAAATACGGTAGGAGGCAAGCAGAGAATGTGTTTGTGTggctcacacacatgcaccttCTGTGGGTAAAACAAGACTACATTAACAAGGACTCCGCTGCTACTGCAGAAACAAAATGTTCAGAATTTCCTATATTCTGTACTAGACTCATTGACACAACAATCCAAGGAACTGTAGAAACCTGGTTGTCACCTAAAAACCTTAGAGCTGCGGTGCTGAGGTGACCAAGCACATGAGATACGTGCCTGTAGAACGCGTGCGTCTCTGTTATCGCTCTGTAGAGCCCGCTGGCAGCCCTGGTGCTGATCATTTTAAACAAGAGCACAATGCTGTTCCCAGACTCCTTGGTGACCGTCAAATATACATTCTTTCCTGACTGGGTGGCCATCTGCACCACAGGATAAGCTATCCTAAGagacaagaagagaaaagaaagcagatcTAAAAGGACTGATTCTTCACCATGTGTGTGCCTTTGTGGGATCCCCATTTGCTCATGACCTAGGAGAAAAATCAGACGCTTCCTCTGGGGCTATCACATCACCATGATGCTGCCTCGTCATAAAGATACAGTGAAAAGCAGTTGGGCATATGTGGAGGGAAGTGTAGGAGCAAGTGCTGGGTGTGTACACATGCATGTCTAGAGGTGAAAACAAGTTTTTTATGGCAGCGAATGGgttatttggaaaatgttaaCTCTGCCACATTGTATACCTTGAGTAacatttaaaatggttatttAGGCctgaataaaattaatatacataccaaaatgaaatatttcattcCTAAGAGTTGACTGTCGAGTAAATCCCTTCCTACTTTCTATTATGTCGAGAGCTACAGATGTATACACATGCTTAGGTCAAAAAAAGTTAAGTCTTGGCTTACCTATTAATTGGGCTAAAGTCATCTTTACAAATTGAGATTCCTTCAGGTCCAACCCCAATGAGCAGTTTCTGCCCTTCGCTATCCCTCACAGAATGCCATTCTATGCCATAGTTTTCCATTGCCGACACAATCTGCAAAACTTGGTATTCAGCTGAAGCCTGGCTGGTCCCCTCTAACTCCTTATGTTTTGCAACAATGCTGGAGGACACCAAGAGGACAGAGAATTAAGTATACAGATATTAACTTTAGAGATAAACCCATGTAGTCTTCACAAGTGAAATATACTAACACTGATGAATCACAACAGCTTAAAACTTATGTATTACTGATGTTTCATGTATTTAGCGAACTCACTATAAAAAACCTCTAAGACACCGGGATCTCAACTATTAAATACTTGGTAAAAACACTTTGGGGATGCTGGATGGGTGATGAATTGAAGAATTATGAAAAGTCTCTAACAATATACGTAAGCCAAATTTACATATTGGAAAGTCTCACGCATTTGTCCACATATAGTTTATAAGTATAGAGCTGACCCCTGAGGCCCCTGTagccagggaaggaggcaggCCAACAAACCACAGGAGTCAACCTGGCATGGAGGCCACCcccagttgagccttcagatgagacagagttccacctgCAGCTTGACTACTGTCTCATGAGCCAGAGGACCCAGTCAAGACATGGCCagatttctgacctacagaactgtgagacaatttttgttgttttgagccacTAAGATTTGGGGTAACTTGTTACTCAGGAATAGATAACTAAAATGCCTATGTTAGATCTCCTGGTTTAATTCTTGCTGGGATGAAGAAAACAccaatatacataatagatttttctattttaggagATTTGTACTTAAaggcagagatttaaaaaattctcattatATAGCATTTCAtattgtgtttatatatttttcaaataaaaggctaacaaattttaaaaaaatacttggtTAAATTGGGCAATGGCCCAGTCTTAACCTCATGAATTATGTGTATGTACCACAGATTCATCTTCTTCTGGAAATGCTTATACATTTGATAGCTCTATGAATATAAGCAGTAGCCCTGATGGCAGCCTCACCTGTTCAAGGTGGCAGAGGAGAGCTCCTTGGCACACAGCTCCTCATAGTTATACTTGGCAGTGTTCTGGTTGTAGTCTCCAAACTTGGTCTGGGCCAGTAGGGCACTGAGTTCCACTGCCTGCTCTGGGGAACACAAAAGGTGGCCTGCCAAGAGGGCCTCCTTGATGTGCAAGAAAAAGATGTGCCTGCAGAGCAAGGTGAGAGTGAGGTTATGCTTGGGGATAACCTGACATCAGTCTCAGCCTACTTAGCAATTTCACAGTCACTTTTAAGGAGAGCAATTTAGTCTCACTGAAAATGCTTAACattaaagaactttaaaaaaaaaaaaaatcagtattaagACAAAATCAAAGTAAGAACTGAGTTTCTTTGGAATAAAAGTTGTGACCCAAACAAGATAAACTTATTTAATACAAGTTGGGTAACATTAAggctacaaaacataaaataattacacaTACGTTTCTGCAttatagtgttttaaaataaattattttaatcagaaaaaatgtATCTTGACATGGATTCTGATAGAATCTTAAGGAACCCTATACATAAAGACAAAATTCTCACTTTTATTCAAATGATACCCCTATCTCTAGTCTCAGTGCCAGCTTCTCTCCTAAGAATCACAGGAAAAATGTCCAATCTCCTATAGGCTTCACCACCTGGATATTCTTCACTACCTCAATTTCGGCTCATTCAAAACCAAACTCCATATATTCTTTCCAAAGCCCTTTTTCTCCCAGTGGAGACCACAGACTGACTTTGGACTCTGTCCAATTTCACCTGACTTTCTTGTCTCTGAAAACTATTTAA
This is a stretch of genomic DNA from Rhinopithecus roxellana isolate Shanxi Qingling chromosome 4, ASM756505v1, whole genome shotgun sequence. It encodes these proteins:
- the MYLIP gene encoding E3 ubiquitin-protein ligase MYLIP isoform X1 produces the protein MLCYVTRPDAVLMEVEVEAKANGEDCLNQVCRRLGIIEVDYFGLQFTGSKGESLWLNLRNRISQQMDGLAPYRLKLRVKFFVEPHLILQEQTRHIFFLHIKEALLAGHLLCSPEQAVELSALLAQTKFGDYNQNTAKYNYEELCAKELSSATLNSIVAKHKELEGTSQASAEYQVLQIVSAMENYGIEWHSVRDSEGQKLLIGVGPEGISICKDDFSPINRIAYPVVQMATQSGKNVYLTVTKESGNSIVLLFKMISTRAASGLYRAITETHAFYRCDTVTSAVMMQYSRDLKGHLASLFLNENINLGKKYVFDIKRTSKEVYDHARRALYNAGVVDLVSRSNQSPSHSPLKSSESSMSCSSCEGLSCQQTRALQEKLRKLKEAMLCMVCCEEEINSTFCPCGHTVCCESCASQLQSCPVCRSHVEHVQHVYLPTHTSLLNLTVI
- the MYLIP gene encoding E3 ubiquitin-protein ligase MYLIP isoform X2, producing MLCYVTRPDAVLMEVEVEAKANGEDCLNQVCRRLGIIEVDYFGLQFTGSKGESLWLNLRNRISQQMDGLAPYRLKLRVKFFVEPHLILQEQTRHIFFLHIKEALLAGHLLCSPEQAVELSALLAQTKFGDYNQNTAKYNYEELCAKELSSATLNRIAYPVVQMATQSGKNVYLTVTKESGNSIVLLFKMISTRAASGLYRAITETHAFYRCDTVTSAVMMQYSRDLKGHLASLFLNENINLGKKYVFDIKRTSKEVYDHARRALYNAGVVDLVSRSNQSPSHSPLKSSESSMSCSSCEGLSCQQTRALQEKLRKLKEAMLCMVCCEEEINSTFCPCGHTVCCESCASQLQSCPVCRSHVEHVQHVYLPTHTSLLNLTVI